The Solibacillus sp. FSL R7-0668 genome includes the window GTGCATTTGATATTGCGCATACATTTGTTCACCAAGAAAAATAGGATTTTTAAATAAAAATAAGCTTGTCTTTAATTTTTCTTTCGTTTGCTCAATGGTTGGCTCAACCTGATCGAACTGTAATTCGACATTGTTTAAATAATGTAAGTAGTTATACACATATAAAATGGTAATGGTAGGTTCATCTGCAAATTGTGATAAGAGACGTAGCTTTTCAATATATTGCTTGCATTTTTCATATTCCTCATTTGCAACCGATTGGATAAATAACAGCTCGTAAAAGCGATCCATCCGATAAAAGATTTGCTTTTTCTGTGCCATATCTAAAGCTTTTTGCAAATAATGATTGGACATTTTCACATCATCAACTGCTGAATATGAAATCGTCAAATTATAATACAAATCGAGACGAACAATTGGGTCAATAATTAGCTCATAAGGCATAATCCGCTCTTCGCCCTGTTTTAAAATCGCTAAAGTTTTGGCATAATTTCGTTGCTCAATTGCAGCTGCGCATAAATAGAAATAACAGCGTAACATTCGGCTATAGACATGAATTGCCTCGTACTGATCGATGAATTTCCAATATTCATCAAGTGATTTGGCATTATTAATGGTACGATTCATTAAAAAATATACTTCTCTTAAGCGAATTTGCTCGTAATTCGTTCCTTGAATTTTCGCTAAATGCGGTTCGATTTTTTCAATCATCTTAACGGTTAAAGATTGTAATTCCTCTGGATCACGAATTTTTTTTCGGCGCTCCATATCATCTTCAATATCTACATACAATTCACGTAGTAAAGTTAACGTTCCATCATCAATTAAATAGCTCACTTCTACGTTTAACTGTTGGGCAATGAAACGCAGGCTTTCCATCGAAGGCTTCGCTTTATCATTTTCAATTAAACTTAGCATGCCTTTCGTTAAACGGTCTTTTGCGAGCTCCGTTTGTGTTAATTTCTTTTGTTTTCTAAGTCTTTTGATGCGGGTTCCTAAAGTCTCCAAATTTCCACCACACTTTTTTATCTGAATATTCTAATTAAACTATGAATGCAACTTTTTTACAATAGCTTAACTTAAAGTTTAATAATTTAAACTTTAAAATCTCTAACACAGCAAAAAATGTCATGAAACACCAATTTTTTTGTTTTGTGAAATAATATTGAAATGAGGTGGCTTGAAGGATATAGTCATAATTTCTTATGGTAAAAGAATTTAGTAACCCCTATTTTAGTTTAAACGTTCAATAAAATGTTTAATAGGATATTACGAATTTGCAATAATAGCGTCGATAAATGTTTTTCCATATTTTTCTAGTTTCGTTTCACCAACGCCACTCACTTCTAAAAATTGTGTGCTATTTTTGGGACGACGCATACACATATCCTTTAGTGATTTATCCGAAAATACAACAAAAGGCGGTACTTTTTCACGGTCGGCAATTTCTTTTCGGATTTGGCGCAGCACTTCAAACAGTGGATCATTTGTATCGACCTGTGCTTTAATAATACGCGCTTGTTTTCGGAGTATGGTGCGTTTACTTAAGAGAACATCCTTCCCTAAATCGGATATTGCCAGCGTTGGAAATTGACCGTTATGAACAATAATTAACTTCTCCGCAATCAAAAATTCAATAAAGTTGGCAATTTCCTTTGCATTCATCGCTTTTAATATGCCATAAGTCGGTAGCTTATGAAAATTAAAGTCAGTCACCTTTTTACTACGAGAGCCGGCCAGAACGGATGCCGTGAGCTGCTTACCAAATTTTTGGCCCATCCGTACAATACAGGATAAAACCTTCTGTGCATCGGTCGTGACATCCTGCTGAGGACGATCATCGGTGCAGTTGCCACATTTACCGCAATCTGAGCTTGTTGGGTCTCCAAAATAATCAATGATATAACTTTGTAAACAGCGCTCTGTATGACAATAATCAATCATTTTATGTAGCTTCTCTAGCTCTAGCGGAATGCGCGAACGATCCTGTGCTTGGTCGATTAAAAAGCGCTGCGTTTGCTCATCAGAGGACGAATAAAGTAAGATACATTCACTTTTCAGGCCATCGCGACCAGCACGGCCAGCCTCCTGATAATAACTTTCCATATTACGTGGCATATTGTAGTGCAGCACGTAGCGCACATTCGTTTTATTAATTCCCATCCCAAAGGCGTTTGTCGCGACCATGACCTGTACTTCATCGTTTAAAAAGCGATTTTGCTCATAGGTGCGGTCTTCCTCAAACATCCCTCCATGGTATTTGCCAACGGACACACCCGCTCTAGTAAGCATTTCATACACGGCCTCCACTGATTTTCGCGTAGCTGCATAAATGATGCCGGCTTCATTAGGATTGGCCTTTACATATTGCTTAATATAACTTTCTTTGTTTTCACCTAGTAATACGGAGAACGCTAGATTTTCACGTGCAAAACCAGTGATGAATGTATTTTCCTTTTTAATCGAAAGTAGTTGCTGAATATCTGCACTTACTTCTTCTGTTGCGGTAGCTGTCAAAGCAATAACAGCTGGCTTTTGTGTCCATAAATTAGATAGGTTCTGAATCGAGCGATAACTTGGACGGAAATCATGCCCCCATTGTGAAATACAGTGCGCTTCGTCAATGGCTAATAACGGCACATTCATTTGGGCAAGCTCCATACAGAATCGTTCATTTTCTAATCGTTCAGGCGCAATATAAAGTAGCTTAATTTTGCCGCTACGCACCGCATACAATACATCTTGTACCTCTTCAAAGCTAAGCGAACTGTTGATAAATGCTGCTGGGATACCACTATTGGTAAGCATGTCTACTTGGTCTTTCATCAGTGAAATTAACGGAGAAATAACGAGTGTTGTTCCATCAAGGCACAATGCAGGAATTTGATAACAGAGGGATTTCCCCCCACCAGTCGGCATAATAACTAATGTGTCTTTGTTGTCTAATATATTTTCTATAATTTGTGTTTGGCCAGGGCGAAAAGAATCATAACCAAAATAAGTTTTTAAATGTTGTAAAGCTTGTGTATTCATAGTACCGTTACTCATCCTCCTCGAATCATCCAGTTCATCCTATTATACATGGAAATGAACGTTCTTAAAAGATGAATTAGTTTACATAATATTATTATTGGTATATTGTACCTTCTATATAACGGTTTTTGTGAAATTCTATTATAATATGCACGGTAAATACGAAAATTTCATTTAAAATAACCTGACATCTGCTAAGGTGTATTTTTGACTCTTGTAATTTTTCCCTAAAATAATTGAATCGAACTCAAATCTTAACAACAACATGGAGGCTCGAAATATGAAAATTAAAGAAATAGATTCTGTGAGTATAATTTAACTGATTTTTCAGGAGCTACACCATTTATTCTTGATTTAGGTCTCAACATGCAAGCGGAATGGCAATTGGATGGCGAACAATTAGACAAAATTGTTGTGCTTAGTGGTGTTAAAACAGCACACAAAAAAGCCACAATTTTTAGCTTGTGGCTTTTTTGTTGACCTAATTTAAATGCAATACTTTACTCATGTGACGCCATATAATACATTACATCTGCACAAATTGCGTAAAGCTCCTTCATCACTAAAGGATGATTTTTTGCTTTAATGTTTTTCGCTGTTTTTTCGCTAATTATGTCTGCATCAATTAGACTTGCCCAATTGTCTTTCGAAGCAGGTTCGTTTAGGAAAATCTTCGCTAGTACGTCACTAGCTTCCTGTAAATCAATCGGTCTCGCTTCTTGGTAAATCATGCCGTCATAGCTATTTTGTATGGAAACACTGTATCTGGCGGTATTTTCTAATCCCATTCGTTTCGTTGCGCTCATCAGCATATTCATAAAATGATGTGTCGTGACTTCTTTTTCAAGTGGCAATTCATTTTCATAGCCTGCAACTACAAGCCCATAATCCATTAAAACTTGAATTGCGTGATCGAACCATTCATCCTGATAAGGGTATGTTGATGCGATACGATCCACAAATGCACCCTGCTGCTTCAAATTGGTGCGCAGCTGTTCAATTAGCCCCTCATCCTTACTTAATTCTCTGACCGAAATCCCCTCTTGAATAGCAAGTGAGGCTGCAACACCCGCTGCATCGCCTGTCACCATGCCTGTTGGAACAATTCGTGCACTTCCCGCTGCTAAAGACGAATAACCAGCAGAACGTCCTACAACGAGTAGTCCATCAACTTCTAATGGCACTAGCGAACGGAATGGAATGGCAAATTGCTCTGGTGATGACAGGACATAGCCATAATCTTGAGGTGTTTGGGCTTGAACATCTACCGGATAAGCACCATACCCTATATTGTCCCAATGATTCTGATTGGTCCATATATCCGACATTGGAAGTTGGTATTCTGCTAAAATATGTCTCGTTTCCCGAACGTATAGCTCAGTTGGATAGCTGACAACTTCCGCATTTTCAAAACCACTAAATTCTTTGCGTAAATAATCGACAATATGTAGTGTTTCGCGTTTTCCCTTTTCAATAGCTGCTGTTTTTGCTGCCTCATTCAACCCATCGACATCAAAAATTTGAAGTGCATTAATATAATAATTGTCGCCCTCTTTTACTAGATTCAAGCCTCGTAAGCGCGTATTGCTTTCTACAGGCTGGTACATGCTATGTAGTTCGGAAAAACCCCAAGCAACAGAGCGCGTGACCTTTGCAGGCCCAAATTTTTCAGATTTCGCAGCCTTTTTAACACCAGACCAATCAATGTTTTTTAAATGAAGCATTAATGTAACAGCCATTTTTTTATCTTCTATCCCAATATCTTTGCCGCCTACAAAGTATGGAGCCTGTGCCATTACTGCAAAATCTGCATCTTGGGTTGCATCAATAACCACTTTTCCATTAATTTGAAAAGCGCCATATTGATTTTCTACTTCAATCCCAGTTACCGTTTGATCATGCATCACCGGGTTATTCACTGTTGTATTGACTGCTAATGTTAAATTCTCTTCCGCATAGACGAGTTGTTTAAATGCTGCCTTTGCATCCTCAATATCAAATCCATTGCCGTTTCCAACTAAATCATGCCAATCCTTAAATACCCCTCGGCTAATATTTCTTTGATTTTCACTTTTAGGAATATCTAAAAAGTTGAGCATGCCAAATGTATACAGACCGCCTAAATCTTCACGTTTTTCGATGAGCAAGGTTTTTGACCCACTGCGCGCAGCCATTACCGCTGCTGCAACTCCTTCTGGTTCTCCTCCAATAACGATAACATCATATTCATTGTCAAACGTTTGAAGTGTGACGGGCGTTTCATAGGATTGCTTTAATAATTTTGGTTTAGTAATGAAGTAAATGACATACGCAACTAGAATCATTGCTGCGATAATTGTGAATGCTATGAGTCGTTTTTTATTTTTCATGATGCCCCCTATAAATTGCTTGTATTCATTTATCAAAGTATACATCAGAAAAGCAAAATTGATATGTATGTTTTGATAAAACTTGTCTTTGTGTAAAATATCAACGAAATTCAAATGAAATTGTTGCAAAATCTTGGTATTTTTTGTTATGCCTTAGTTGCTTGTTTAAAATATATGTTTGTCAAATATAGCGTCGGATAATATGTTAAATGGTGAAGTAAGATTTCCCTCGTAGAAAATCTCACTTGAATTGTATAAGTGGTACCGTTGCTTTTTGTGGTCCACAACCTATTAATTGAAATGCATTATCCCTTATTTGAACCTCATCGCATTTATAGCTTAATTGCCCGTTTTTATGAACCGAAATAGAACTGTCTTTATATGATAGCTGCCATACAATATCCTTTGCTTTAATTTTAACATCTCCTATATGCTTATTTGTGAACATTTCAAGAGCTGGTACGTCCTTTAGCTTTAATGAATTAGTAGCATCGATTGTTGCGATTTTTTGCTGCTGGATTGCATCTGAATGGATAAGGTTTGTCCCAATTAATTTGTATGCCTGTCCTTCTAAAATAAAGGTTAAGCGTACCTCTTCTTTCTCTTCATCAACGCCATTTACAAAGTAATAAACCCCTTCTCTTTTCGCCTCTTTGATTGTGAAACCTAGAATCGGCTCTTTAACAAATGCGATTTCTTTCTTCACATCATCCGAACTAATGAGTACATCTAGCTGCTCAAATTGCTGTTGCTCTATGGCCTCATTCAGCACATCAATCAATTGTGTCGCGGCATGCTTTAATTCATCGCTATTATAAGTAAACAGATTTTTATTATAAAACGTTGTAAAGTTAGTTAATTCCTCACGTTGTACTTTCTCAAGTAAGAGCTGATTCTTTTCATAGCGTTGCTGCCATTCGATTGGTGCTTCTAGTGCTGTATTTAATAAGCTTTCAATCCGTTCGGTTGTTGCCGTTATTTGCTCGCCATTTCGCGTCGTCGTATAGACATGCATTGCTGCCGTTTCATATTGTTGACTACTGCGAATACGGATGAGCGCAATATTATTCACTTCATCGATTGCTTCCACTTCACCTTCTGTTAAAAATTTATGATGAACAAGTACATTTGGATGTCCTGCTACATCCTGCGCATTGACTAAAATCCATTTTTCACGGTCTTTTTGCTTGATAACCTGCCCTGTTGTGGTCACATTTGGTGAGTAAACATCCACTTGGGCCGGATAAATGGTTACTGGCTGTGTTTGTTCTTTTGAGATGTTTTGCGCCACCCATGTTGCCTTTTCATTAGAATCTGAGCACGCGGTTAAAAGTAGCAAAAAACAGAATAAAATATATTTTTTCATGGGCACTCCTTTACGATAATAAGATTATGTAAACTTATTTAAATGAAAATGAAAAAAGTAGCCATTTCATTGACTACTTTACCATTATACGGATTTCTTCAATTTTTGCATTACGAAAATCGAAACTGACATAAACAAAAATAAAATGACAAAAATAAGCTTCGTCATGAAGTGTTCACCTGTCCAATCAAAAACAATACCGATCAAAAGTGGTAAAATCGCACTCATCATAAAGCCACCTGACAGGACCATCGAGCTCCATTCATTTGCTTCCTCATGATTTCTCGCTTCATCTAGCGGCAGCATTAAGCCAATTGGAAATAAACCACTTAACACAACACCGTAAATTATCGTCCCCATCCAAATGGCCCACGTTGCATCAATAAAAAAGAACACCGAACCGACAAGACCCATGACAACTAAACTATGTAGCCATACTATGCGATTTGGATAGCGATTGATCATCGATGGAATAATGATATTGCCGACTAATTGGACAAAGGTCATTAAGGTTAATACCGACCCAGCCGTCAGTAGGCTCATGCCCTGCTCCTCGGCAATCGAAACGAGCCATGTGGTTAAGCTAAAAAATAACGAGGTTTGTATACCAAAATAGATAAGTATAGCCCAAGCTAGTTTATCTTTCCAAGGATTACGCACCGCAACAGTTGAATTTGATTGTGCTACTATGCCTTTTCCAGAATCAACAGCAGTTAGCCAGCTGGCAAGCGCAATGACGGCTAAAAATCCCCATATGCCAAGCGCTAATGCCCAATTATCATCAAATCGCTTATAAATAATGCTCGTGATTCCTGAACTGAGCATCGCACCAAAGCCAATAGCAAAGGAGTAAACACCAATGACAGGCTCCATTTTTTTAGGGAATTTTTCTTTAATGTAGGCATTCATCATCGGACTAATAATCGCAATGGCAAATCCCGCTAAAAAGCTTGTAAAAAGCAAGGCGCTATAGCTTGAAAATGCGATACGTGCAACCGTTGCAACGCCGATTAGCACCAATAATAATGCAATGGACCATTTATAGCCGAGATTTTTTTGTAATGGTACAGCAAGTGGTGCAAATAGACCCATACAAAAAACCGGAATTGCTGTTAACAAGCTAATTTGTGTGCTTGAAACCTGTAATGCCTCACTAATCGTCGCAAGCAGTGGACCAACTGAAGTGACGGCTGGACGCAAATTAATCGAAACGAAGAATATGGCGAGGATAATGAAAACCGTCTTTTGATTCATTTTTTGTTGCATCAAATTGCCTCTTTCTACTTTTATTCGTGGAGAACGTTGAATATCTGACAACTATTAAGAGTATGGCAACCCTTCACATATTACAAGTAAAAGTATTTTCACTTGATGAGTCTAGAAATATACACACCACGGAACAGGCATTCATTAGATCGCTTTTCTTTTTATGTCAAAAAAACCACAAATTTTGAGAAATCTCAACTTTGCAGCACGATCTTTTGTGGTAGGAGTTGGTATAGCGGATGTAGCATTCATTTCCAGTACATGTATTTCAAAATTATTATGCATCTAACAAAACGTCGAATTCATTGACGTAAACAGCGATGCCAGTAATCTCAATTTCGTAAGTATCTCTATTCTTAGAAACATGTACTTTTACTTGACCATCTTTTCCGATTTCATGACCTTGCTCAACAATTAGATTTAAAGGTTCATCAAAATTATTGTCTATGTACATAGCATAATATGCCCCCATTACACCCGAAGCTGTGCCTGTGACTGCATCCTCAATCGTACCTGAATAGGGTGAAGAGAAATGTCGAGCATGCATATCAGCTCCTTTATCATAGGTATCTAGGCAAAAAGGATGAATAGATACTTTAGGCATTTCCTGTAAGACGCTAGGGAACTGTTTGTTATTTGGTTTCATCTTATTAAAAGCATCAAGTTTTTTTATCGGTATTAGCAATGTCCAAGTACCCGTACTGCCGTATAGTATTGGCAAATCTTCATGAAGGTCTGAGGCTGATAATCCAAT containing:
- the recQ gene encoding DNA helicase RecQ, which gives rise to MNTQALQHLKTYFGYDSFRPGQTQIIENILDNKDTLVIMPTGGGKSLCYQIPALCLDGTTLVISPLISLMKDQVDMLTNSGIPAAFINSSLSFEEVQDVLYAVRSGKIKLLYIAPERLENERFCMELAQMNVPLLAIDEAHCISQWGHDFRPSYRSIQNLSNLWTQKPAVIALTATATEEVSADIQQLLSIKKENTFITGFARENLAFSVLLGENKESYIKQYVKANPNEAGIIYAATRKSVEAVYEMLTRAGVSVGKYHGGMFEEDRTYEQNRFLNDEVQVMVATNAFGMGINKTNVRYVLHYNMPRNMESYYQEAGRAGRDGLKSECILLYSSSDEQTQRFLIDQAQDRSRIPLELEKLHKMIDYCHTERCLQSYIIDYFGDPTSSDCGKCGNCTDDRPQQDVTTDAQKVLSCIVRMGQKFGKQLTASVLAGSRSKKVTDFNFHKLPTYGILKAMNAKEIANFIEFLIAEKLIIVHNGQFPTLAISDLGKDVLLSKRTILRKQARIIKAQVDTNDPLFEVLRQIRKEIADREKVPPFVVFSDKSLKDMCMRRPKNSTQFLEVSGVGETKLEKYGKTFIDAIIANS
- a CDS encoding helix-turn-helix domain-containing protein, whose translation is METLGTRIKRLRKQKKLTQTELAKDRLTKGMLSLIENDKAKPSMESLRFIAQQLNVEVSYLIDDGTLTLLRELYVDIEDDMERRKKIRDPEELQSLTVKMIEKIEPHLAKIQGTNYEQIRLREVYFLMNRTINNAKSLDEYWKFIDQYEAIHVYSRMLRCYFYLCAAAIEQRNYAKTLAILKQGEERIMPYELIIDPIVRLDLYYNLTISYSAVDDVKMSNHYLQKALDMAQKKQIFYRMDRFYELLFIQSVANEEYEKCKQYIEKLRLLSQFADEPTITILYVYNYLHYLNNVELQFDQVEPTIEQTKEKLKTSLFLFKNPIFLGEQMYAQYQMHHYEKVIELGVNFVIPSYLHHPLDLAKYYRYFAVRALAYFHLQDEVAAKRDIIYAKNGVEDYPETIYKKFIYEAFHTIFK
- a CDS encoding FAD-dependent oxidoreductase, whose protein sequence is MKNKKRLIAFTIIAAMILVAYVIYFITKPKLLKQSYETPVTLQTFDNEYDVIVIGGEPEGVAAAVMAARSGSKTLLIEKREDLGGLYTFGMLNFLDIPKSENQRNISRGVFKDWHDLVGNGNGFDIEDAKAAFKQLVYAEENLTLAVNTTVNNPVMHDQTVTGIEVENQYGAFQINGKVVIDATQDADFAVMAQAPYFVGGKDIGIEDKKMAVTLMLHLKNIDWSGVKKAAKSEKFGPAKVTRSVAWGFSELHSMYQPVESNTRLRGLNLVKEGDNYYINALQIFDVDGLNEAAKTAAIEKGKRETLHIVDYLRKEFSGFENAEVVSYPTELYVRETRHILAEYQLPMSDIWTNQNHWDNIGYGAYPVDVQAQTPQDYGYVLSSPEQFAIPFRSLVPLEVDGLLVVGRSAGYSSLAAGSARIVPTGMVTGDAAGVAASLAIQEGISVRELSKDEGLIEQLRTNLKQQGAFVDRIASTYPYQDEWFDHAIQVLMDYGLVVAGYENELPLEKEVTTHHFMNMLMSATKRMGLENTARYSVSIQNSYDGMIYQEARPIDLQEASDVLAKIFLNEPASKDNWASLIDADIISEKTAKNIKAKNHPLVMKELYAICADVMYYMASHE
- a CDS encoding PhzF family phenazine biosynthesis isomerase, with product MKSIKVYHYDTFSKEPNMGNPAGVVFNGEELTESEMQEIAFKVGFNETAFPVKSDIADLRIRFFTPGHEMNLCGHASMATVFAFKEKGMLQNKTTLTIETNAGILPIKLNTSTEGDVFITMKQAAPEFKAYTGSKEALASSIGLSASDLHEDLPILYGSTGTWTLLIPIKKLDAFNKMKPNNKQFPSVLQEMPKVSIHPFCLDTYDKGADMHARHFSSPYSGTIEDAVTGTASGVMGAYYAMYIDNNFDEPLNLIVEQGHEIGKDGQVKVHVSKNRDTYEIEITGIAVYVNEFDVLLDA
- a CDS encoding MFS transporter, which produces MQQKMNQKTVFIILAIFFVSINLRPAVTSVGPLLATISEALQVSSTQISLLTAIPVFCMGLFAPLAVPLQKNLGYKWSIALLLVLIGVATVARIAFSSYSALLFTSFLAGFAIAIISPMMNAYIKEKFPKKMEPVIGVYSFAIGFGAMLSSGITSIIYKRFDDNWALALGIWGFLAVIALASWLTAVDSGKGIVAQSNSTVAVRNPWKDKLAWAILIYFGIQTSLFFSLTTWLVSIAEEQGMSLLTAGSVLTLMTFVQLVGNIIIPSMINRYPNRIVWLHSLVVMGLVGSVFFFIDATWAIWMGTIIYGVVLSGLFPIGLMLPLDEARNHEEANEWSSMVLSGGFMMSAILPLLIGIVFDWTGEHFMTKLIFVILFLFMSVSIFVMQKLKKSV